A single window of Synechococcus sp. C9 DNA harbors:
- a CDS encoding metal ABC transporter permease — MTEFLLAPLQFTFIQRALFMGILTGILCPVVGSYLVVQRLALLGDVIAHCVLPGVALSLFFQIDRLWGAFIFGMMSTGVIHWVQQRTRIKVDGAMAFTFASFFALGVLLITVLRTQQDLEHLLFGDILSVTESDLWKTLIVMGLIGILVRRFYHPLLFFTFDPVGAQAVGLPVQWLNWGLLVAVTLTIIVSMQAVGVILVMALMVGPALVGYVLADELQGMMLIGSGVGVLSCGVGIYSSYYLNLPTGPLIILIATFTLVITILGQQLWQKWQINR; from the coding sequence ATGACAGAATTTTTACTCGCACCGTTGCAGTTTACGTTTATCCAGCGGGCATTATTCATGGGAATTTTAACGGGAATATTATGCCCGGTAGTGGGTAGTTATTTGGTGGTACAACGACTCGCTTTACTTGGGGATGTGATTGCCCATTGTGTTCTACCTGGCGTGGCTTTGTCCCTATTTTTCCAGATAGATAGGCTGTGGGGCGCATTTATTTTTGGAATGATGAGTACGGGGGTGATTCACTGGGTACAGCAACGCACCCGGATTAAGGTGGATGGGGCGATGGCATTTACCTTTGCCAGCTTTTTTGCCCTGGGCGTTTTGTTGATTACCGTACTGCGAACGCAACAGGATTTAGAACATTTATTATTTGGTGATATTTTGAGTGTGACTGAAAGTGATTTATGGAAAACGCTAATTGTGATGGGCTTAATTGGGATATTAGTGAGGCGATTTTATCATCCTTTGCTATTTTTTACCTTTGACCCGGTGGGGGCGCAGGCGGTCGGTTTGCCGGTGCAATGGCTGAACTGGGGATTGCTGGTGGCGGTGACGTTGACCATTATTGTCAGTATGCAGGCGGTGGGGGTGATTTTGGTGATGGCGTTGATGGTTGGACCCGCCTTAGTGGGCTATGTTTTGGCGGATGAATTGCAGGGGATGATGCTGATTGGCTCCGGTGTGGGCGTGCTGAGTTGTGGGGTGGGAATTTACAGTAGTTATTATTTGAATCTGCCGACGGGACCGTTAATTATTTTAATCGCTACGTTTACTTTAGTCATCACGATTTTGGGTCAACAATTGTGGCAAAAATGGCAAATTAACCGCTAA
- a CDS encoding FAD-dependent oxidoreductase: MAVEYNVVILGGHLEARWVALWAAQQGARVALVTDGTQDWGMVAVALWAQVAVMAHQAQQSAWLFTGEWGTQPVWERACRWVEQQLWVYQTQYSDSWLLQCGVDVVAGPGVFATEPHLAVETPERRLRGCGYVVATTGVPVLPEVPQLRQVPFFTLAQLHTLSQHPRRTAILGNTPAAIGLAQAWNRLGVPVFLPVGEHRLLPGEEGLLARRLERILRAEGVHIETETPLKSVTARTTGVYLDGGHCASEVDTLVVATPNHVPPETLGTVELRRQGHYLRVNRYLQTSHPRIYAVGDAVGHYPIPAVLGYELHIAVQNILYRRRQPLYRHLSWVIPTDPVLLRQGWTEAQARPHTPRLQVETPPLSKRIRNRRGQTLGWHTLAPHALHRHYSQLPPAQISWDSWRWVLGETTLPTPPQPSFWRELRWTWQRDGTD, translated from the coding sequence ATGGCGGTTGAGTACAACGTCGTTATTTTGGGGGGACATTTAGAGGCGCGTTGGGTGGCGCTTTGGGCGGCACAGCAGGGGGCACGGGTGGCTCTGGTGACGGACGGAACCCAGGACTGGGGCATGGTGGCAGTGGCACTCTGGGCACAGGTGGCGGTCATGGCTCATCAGGCGCAACAGTCGGCGTGGCTGTTCACCGGGGAATGGGGCACCCAGCCGGTGTGGGAGCGGGCGTGCCGTTGGGTGGAACAACAACTGTGGGTCTATCAAACCCAGTACAGCGATAGTTGGCTGTTGCAGTGCGGAGTGGATGTGGTTGCGGGACCTGGGGTGTTTGCTACGGAGCCGCATCTGGCGGTGGAAACCCCGGAACGTCGCCTGCGGGGGTGTGGTTATGTGGTGGCAACCACGGGCGTGCCGGTTTTGCCAGAGGTGCCCCAACTGCGGCAAGTGCCTTTTTTCACCCTGGCGCAGCTTCATACCCTGTCCCAACATCCCCGGCGCACCGCCATTTTGGGCAATACTCCGGCGGCGATTGGGTTGGCGCAGGCGTGGAACCGGTTGGGTGTGCCCGTGTTTTTGCCGGTCGGGGAACATCGGTTACTGCCGGGGGAAGAGGGACTGCTGGCACGGCGGTTGGAGCGCATCCTGCGGGCGGAAGGGGTACACATCGAGACGGAAACGCCCCTCAAATCCGTGACCGCCCGGACGACGGGGGTATATTTAGACGGCGGGCATTGCGCCAGCGAAGTGGATACCCTGGTGGTGGCGACCCCCAACCACGTCCCCCCGGAAACCCTGGGCACGGTGGAACTGCGGCGGCAAGGGCACTACCTGCGGGTGAATCGCTACCTCCAGACCAGTCACCCCCGGATTTATGCGGTGGGGGATGCGGTGGGGCACTATCCCATACCGGCGGTGCTGGGCTATGAATTGCACATTGCCGTACAGAATATCCTCTACCGGCGGCGCCAACCCCTCTATCGCCATTTGTCCTGGGTGATTCCCACCGACCCGGTACTCCTGCGCCAAGGGTGGACGGAAGCCCAAGCCCGCCCGCACACCCCCCGTTTGCAGGTGGAAACCCCGCCCCTGAGCAAACGCATTCGCAACCGCCGGGGACAAACCCTGGGCTGGCATACCCTGGCACCCCATGCCCTACATCGTCATTACAGCCAATTGCCACCAGCGCAAATTTCTTGGGATAGTTGGCGGTGGGTTTTGGGAGAAACCACGTTACCCACTCCTCCGCAACCCTCTTTTTGGCGGGAACTGCGCTGGACTTGGCAAAGAGATGGCACAGATTAA
- the thiL gene encoding thiamine-phosphate kinase produces MRLKDLGEAGLLNLLHQFCPAELIGDDAALFTPPAGRELVITTDVLVEGVHFSSSPLSSLPYPTMSAADVGWRAVAANYSDLAAMGAQPLGITVGLGLPPELPVEWVQQMYAGMAELLRIYGGVIWGGDVVRSTVIVISITAVGCINSCIIKRSVAEPGDWIVVTGDHGLSRAGLAALTGEVEPKIPEFITAHQRPRPRLDVVPVLQSLGVSRVAGMDSSDGLADAVAQICRASGVGAVLRHEITVHPLLKAEFPQQAWEWFWYGGEDFELVLTLPPEPAQTLVQRLGHPAQVIGEIIAGDQVFWGETVLPARGGFQHFDSPI; encoded by the coding sequence GTGCGGCTGAAAGACCTCGGCGAAGCGGGATTATTAAACCTACTGCACCAATTTTGCCCGGCGGAACTGATTGGCGATGATGCCGCCCTGTTTACCCCACCGGCAGGACGGGAATTAGTTATTACAACCGATGTACTGGTAGAAGGGGTGCATTTTAGCAGTAGTCCCCTCAGTTCCCTGCCCTACCCAACCATGAGTGCGGCGGATGTGGGCTGGCGGGCGGTGGCGGCGAATTACTCCGATTTAGCGGCAATGGGGGCGCAACCGTTGGGGATCACGGTGGGACTGGGTTTACCGCCAGAATTACCTGTGGAGTGGGTACAGCAAATGTACGCAGGCATGGCAGAATTACTGCGGATTTACGGCGGCGTGATTTGGGGGGGGGATGTGGTGCGCTCCACCGTTATTGTCATTAGTATTACCGCAGTCGGTTGTATTAATAGTTGCATCATCAAACGTTCGGTGGCAGAACCGGGGGATTGGATTGTTGTGACCGGCGATCACGGGTTGTCCCGGGCTGGTTTAGCCGCCTTAACTGGAGAAGTCGAGCCAAAAATTCCCGAATTTATCACGGCGCATCAGCGACCCCGTCCCCGTTTAGACGTAGTACCTGTACTGCAAAGCCTAGGCGTGTCACGGGTGGCAGGGATGGACAGTAGTGATGGGTTGGCGGATGCGGTGGCGCAAATCTGTCGGGCGAGTGGCGTCGGGGCAGTGTTACGGCACGAGATTACCGTTCATCCCTTACTCAAAGCTGAATTTCCGCAACAGGCTTGGGAATGGTTCTGGTATGGGGGCGAAGACTTTGAATTGGTGTTAACGTTACCCCCAGAACCAGCGCAAACATTGGTGCAACGTTTGGGACATCCTGCCCAGGTGATTGGTGAAATTATCGCTGGGGATCAGGTGTTTTGGGGAGAAACGGTATTGCCTGCCCGGGGTGGGTTTCAACATTTTGACTCACCCATTTAG
- the hisB gene encoding imidazoleglycerol-phosphate dehydratase HisB has protein sequence MQRIATVHRQTGETQVQVTLNLDGQGECQAATGIPFLDHMLHQLAAHGLLDVTVQAEGDYEIDDHHTNEDVGIALGQALAKALGDKQGIHRFGHIVAPLDEALVQVTLDCSGRPHLSYGLNIPTQRVGTYDTQLVREFFVALVNHSAMTLHIHQQAGINSHHIIEATFKAFARALRQAVDYDPRRGAQIPSSKGSLCG, from the coding sequence ATGCAACGAATTGCCACCGTCCACCGCCAAACCGGGGAAACCCAAGTGCAAGTGACCCTCAACCTCGACGGGCAGGGGGAATGTCAGGCGGCGACGGGCATTCCCTTCCTGGATCACATGTTGCATCAGTTAGCCGCCCACGGGTTGCTGGATGTGACCGTCCAGGCGGAGGGTGACTACGAAATTGACGACCACCACACCAACGAGGACGTGGGCATCGCCCTGGGGCAAGCCTTGGCAAAAGCTCTCGGGGACAAACAGGGGATTCACCGGTTCGGGCATATTGTCGCCCCCTTGGATGAAGCCCTGGTGCAGGTAACGTTGGACTGTTCCGGTCGCCCCCACCTGAGCTACGGGCTGAACATTCCCACCCAGCGGGTCGGCACCTACGATACGCAGTTGGTGCGGGAATTTTTTGTGGCGCTGGTGAATCACAGTGCCATGACATTGCACATCCATCAGCAGGCGGGGATCAATTCCCATCACATCATCGAGGCGACCTTTAAGGCATTCGCCCGGGCACTGCGGCAGGCGGTGGACTATGACCCCCGGCGAGGTGCCCAAATTCCCAGTTCCAAAGGTTCCCTGTGCGGCTGA